The Eleutherodactylus coqui strain aEleCoq1 chromosome 13, aEleCoq1.hap1, whole genome shotgun sequence genome includes a window with the following:
- the EPN3 gene encoding epsin-3 isoform X1, producing MATSSIRRQVKNIVHNYSEAEVKVREATSNDPWGPSATLMAEIAQMTYSAEYSEVMIMVWRRLNDSGKNWRHVYKGLMLLDYLIKNGSNKVVQESNENIIAVQTLKDFQFLDKDGKDHGINVREKAKQIVSLLKDEERIKQERVQAQATRRRMSQVTAALDSSHRLRFNEAAASALSADMEQAVPQSTGEEELQLQLALAMSKEEAEKKVPSAPNEEEEIQLQAALNKSKEEYEKEQQAKQGDISLIENALIETHLIGEDDQKETVKKNEGQITQEVNHSCLLEIQTHLYDLIDIFGPPQPHASDIWDTPVASSHPSTNLNSFIPAWGPANQSSTIVTAPLPWDTVPQNPPLKADNTSQSIIFGSDEPSGWQEPQVVKSSPSDPWGESKNSTDEVVYDILSASLSSEDKDVKPPPLLKSDNSFDLDLFGDVVPTSKPSSDSPDLEAEEPILDANARPRCNTPELFLEPAARSLVNLDSLVTYGDSVKTKNPFLSGLKEPSPTNPFQYGDQKPTLNQIRATSPMPTAGAQMPIQNISLLPTNSLDTGIINLRTISPVPTIAVPPTIPLPMQLQSFPPATSLYPSLNFQYAPVLPLNQVPAVVPQPMLPNPNSAQAPNNPFL from the exons GAGTACTCTGAGGTCATGATTATGGtctggaggagactgaatgacagTGGAAAAAACTGGCGTCATGTTTATAAAGGTTTGATGCTTTTGGACTATTTGATTAAAAATGGGTCCAACAAAGTGGTGCAAGAAAGTAATGAGAATATCATCGCTGTACAGACGCTCAAGGATTTTCAATTCTTGGATAAGGATGGAAAAGACCACGGCATTAACGTGCGAGAGAAGGCCAAACAGATAGTATCCCTGCTTAAAGATGAGGAGCGAATAAAGCAAGAGAGAGTGCAAGCTCAAGCAACCAGGAGAAGGATGTCTCAAGTGACTGCAGCTCTTGACAGCAGCCATAGGCTAAGATTTAATGAAG CCGCTGCGTCAGCTCTTTCTGCAGATATGGAACAGGCAGTACCTCAGAGTACTGGCGAGGAAGAACTTCAGCTGCAGCTTGCTTTGGCTATGAGTAAGGAAGAAGCTGAAAAG AAAGTCCCTTCAGCCCCGAATGAAGAAGAAGAAATCCAGCTGCAAGCAGCGCTGAATAAAAGCAAAGAGGAATATGAAAAG GAACAACAGGCCAAACAAGGTGACATATCATTGATTGAAAACGCTCTTATAGAGACGCATTTGATAGGAGAGGATGACCAGAAGGAAACGGTGAAGAAAAATGAG GGGCAGATCACCCAGGAAGTCAATCACAGTTGTCTGCTGGAGATTCAG ACACACCTATATGATCTTATTGACATATTTGGGCCTCCCCAACCGCATGCATCAGACATCTGGGATACTCCAGTTGCCAGCTCTCATCCATCAACAAACCTAAATTCTTTCATTCCAGCCTGGGGACCAGCAA ATCAGAGTTCAACTATAGTCACTGCTCCCCTACCCTGGGATACTGTTCCTCAGAATCCTCCGTTAAAAGCAGATAACACAAGTCAAAGTATAATTTTTGGCTCTGATGAACCATCAGGCTGGCAAGAGCCTCAAGTTGTAAAGAGCTCCCCATCTGATCCTTGGGGGGAGAGCAAAAACA GTACAGATGAAGTCGTCTATGATATACTTTCAGCATCTCTTTCATCTGAAGACAAAGATGTCAAACCACCGCCTCTTCTAAAGTCGGACAACTCTTTTG ACCTGGACCTTTTTGGAGATGTTGTACCTACTTCAAAGCCATCCTCAGACAGTCCGGATCTAGAGGCTGAAGAACCCATCCTAGATGCCAATGCCAGACCCCGCTGTAATACTCCAGAGTTGTTTTTGGAACCTGCTGCCCGGTCATTAGTAAATCTAGATAGCCTTGTAACTTATGGAGATAGCGTCAAAACCAAAAACCCTTTCTTATCCG GTCTGAAGGAACCATCACCCACCAACCCATTTCAGTATGGAGACCAGAAACCCACTCTCAATCAAATTCGAGCTACCTCTCCTATGCCAACTGCAGGAGCACAAATGCCAATCCAAAATATCAGTCTTTTGCCAACTAACTCACTGGATACTGGAATTATCAATTTAAGGACCATTTCTCCGGTGCCTACAATCGCAGTGCCACCAACCATACCACTTCCAATGCAGCTCCAAAGTTTCCCCCCTGCTACAAGTCTTTACCCTTCACTGAATTTCCAGTATGCTCCAGTGCTACCATTGAATCAAGTACCTGCTGTCGTGCCTCAACCAATGCTGCCGAACCCCAACTCCGCACAAGCTCCCAATAACCCCTTCCTCTGA
- the EPN3 gene encoding epsin-3 isoform X2: MATSSIRRQVKNIVHNYSEAEVKVREATSNDPWGPSATLMAEIAQMTYSAEYSEVMIMVWRRLNDSGKNWRHVYKGLMLLDYLIKNGSNKVVQESNENIIAVQTLKDFQFLDKDGKDHGINVREKAKQIVSLLKDEERIKQERVQAQATRRRMSQVTAALDSSHRLRFNEAAASALSADMEQAVPQSTGEEELQLQLALAMSKEEAEKKVPSAPNEEEEIQLQAALNKSKEEYEKEQQAKQGDISLIENALIETHLIGEDDQKETVKKNETHLYDLIDIFGPPQPHASDIWDTPVASSHPSTNLNSFIPAWGPANQSSTIVTAPLPWDTVPQNPPLKADNTSQSIIFGSDEPSGWQEPQVVKSSPSDPWGESKNSTDEVVYDILSASLSSEDKDVKPPPLLKSDNSFDLDLFGDVVPTSKPSSDSPDLEAEEPILDANARPRCNTPELFLEPAARSLVNLDSLVTYGDSVKTKNPFLSGLKEPSPTNPFQYGDQKPTLNQIRATSPMPTAGAQMPIQNISLLPTNSLDTGIINLRTISPVPTIAVPPTIPLPMQLQSFPPATSLYPSLNFQYAPVLPLNQVPAVVPQPMLPNPNSAQAPNNPFL; encoded by the exons GAGTACTCTGAGGTCATGATTATGGtctggaggagactgaatgacagTGGAAAAAACTGGCGTCATGTTTATAAAGGTTTGATGCTTTTGGACTATTTGATTAAAAATGGGTCCAACAAAGTGGTGCAAGAAAGTAATGAGAATATCATCGCTGTACAGACGCTCAAGGATTTTCAATTCTTGGATAAGGATGGAAAAGACCACGGCATTAACGTGCGAGAGAAGGCCAAACAGATAGTATCCCTGCTTAAAGATGAGGAGCGAATAAAGCAAGAGAGAGTGCAAGCTCAAGCAACCAGGAGAAGGATGTCTCAAGTGACTGCAGCTCTTGACAGCAGCCATAGGCTAAGATTTAATGAAG CCGCTGCGTCAGCTCTTTCTGCAGATATGGAACAGGCAGTACCTCAGAGTACTGGCGAGGAAGAACTTCAGCTGCAGCTTGCTTTGGCTATGAGTAAGGAAGAAGCTGAAAAG AAAGTCCCTTCAGCCCCGAATGAAGAAGAAGAAATCCAGCTGCAAGCAGCGCTGAATAAAAGCAAAGAGGAATATGAAAAG GAACAACAGGCCAAACAAGGTGACATATCATTGATTGAAAACGCTCTTATAGAGACGCATTTGATAGGAGAGGATGACCAGAAGGAAACGGTGAAGAAAAATGAG ACACACCTATATGATCTTATTGACATATTTGGGCCTCCCCAACCGCATGCATCAGACATCTGGGATACTCCAGTTGCCAGCTCTCATCCATCAACAAACCTAAATTCTTTCATTCCAGCCTGGGGACCAGCAA ATCAGAGTTCAACTATAGTCACTGCTCCCCTACCCTGGGATACTGTTCCTCAGAATCCTCCGTTAAAAGCAGATAACACAAGTCAAAGTATAATTTTTGGCTCTGATGAACCATCAGGCTGGCAAGAGCCTCAAGTTGTAAAGAGCTCCCCATCTGATCCTTGGGGGGAGAGCAAAAACA GTACAGATGAAGTCGTCTATGATATACTTTCAGCATCTCTTTCATCTGAAGACAAAGATGTCAAACCACCGCCTCTTCTAAAGTCGGACAACTCTTTTG ACCTGGACCTTTTTGGAGATGTTGTACCTACTTCAAAGCCATCCTCAGACAGTCCGGATCTAGAGGCTGAAGAACCCATCCTAGATGCCAATGCCAGACCCCGCTGTAATACTCCAGAGTTGTTTTTGGAACCTGCTGCCCGGTCATTAGTAAATCTAGATAGCCTTGTAACTTATGGAGATAGCGTCAAAACCAAAAACCCTTTCTTATCCG GTCTGAAGGAACCATCACCCACCAACCCATTTCAGTATGGAGACCAGAAACCCACTCTCAATCAAATTCGAGCTACCTCTCCTATGCCAACTGCAGGAGCACAAATGCCAATCCAAAATATCAGTCTTTTGCCAACTAACTCACTGGATACTGGAATTATCAATTTAAGGACCATTTCTCCGGTGCCTACAATCGCAGTGCCACCAACCATACCACTTCCAATGCAGCTCCAAAGTTTCCCCCCTGCTACAAGTCTTTACCCTTCACTGAATTTCCAGTATGCTCCAGTGCTACCATTGAATCAAGTACCTGCTGTCGTGCCTCAACCAATGCTGCCGAACCCCAACTCCGCACAAGCTCCCAATAACCCCTTCCTCTGA